One Peribacillus simplex NBRC 15720 = DSM 1321 genomic region harbors:
- a CDS encoding bifunctional 2',3'-cyclic-nucleotide 2'-phosphodiesterase/3'-nucleotidase, with product MSFKMHVNKMLAPILAVSLITAPFTVPGETSAKEANKKPVTTKPFIISAPTVNYTKGTKATVTVTPKKGNKGNETVVFQLMSGTKVISQSAVEADIKSAQKFSAYFNTYKSGYWVKVSVVSKYNGNTSNFGNSLAASVSDAPFELRIMETTDIHTNLVSYDYYKDAVSDSVGFSRTASLIKQARKEVKNSVLVDNGDLIQGTPLGTYKAKIAPLKKGEVHPVYKAMNLLDYDVATFGNHEFNYGLSYLDEATNDANFPYVNANVYKKDKDNNPKNDKNKYTPYKIVTKKVKDINGKEKSVKIGYIGFAPPQIMDWDKANLDGKVITKEIVTTAKKYVPEMKKKGADVIVALTHSGFNGDTKNTEDVIYSLSKVSGIDAITFSHTHKVFPAQDEASLDSLFKDSQGKILKGVDNKKGTINGVPAVQAGYGGSNLGIIDLDIQNIKGKWKVVNSDSSTRAINDKITGKKAAEDASVVKAVKRDHEGTIKYVNTPIGTTTAPIHSYFALVQDDPSVQVVTSAQKWYVEKYIQSNRPEYKVLPILSVGAPFKAGRNGVEEFTEIKEGGLTIRSAGDLYLYDNTLKAIKIKGSVVKEWLEMSAGKYNTIDPAKSEEQELLNGKFAVYNFDVIDGVTYQIDVTKAPRYDEKGIKVSDSSRIADLKYNGEPVDPNQDFIVVTNNYRASGGGNFPGVKGSEYIVDSADENRQILMDYITQEGEINPTADNNWSIAPISGKVNVTFTSSPKGAEYLNEDSPISYTGKKDDKGFGIYKFNLGKENVKVQLLGINDLHGQLDTTSDFGGIKQGRADYLAAHLKQRKAENPENTLLLSAGDAVGASAPVSSLIQDKPTLQFLNNMKFDVGTVGNHEFDKGVETLMAQINGGKSPTSDVVFDKLNFPYVVANVVYKDTKKPILDPYVIKKVGGIDIGFIGVVTNATPQKVSPDGIKNVEFIEQAPAVNKAVNELKEKGVKSIVIISHDPGTEKDGVITGEVADLANAVDDEVDVILAGDNHAKVNNYVDNKLIVQAYSYGTAFEDVDLEIDPNTKDIVKRSAEIVTVTQDGITPDAGTTKFINDYLDMFPELKAPLGTTDEKILRTNAYTQETGLGNLIADSMKADLNSDFAFMNPGGIRADIPKGEVTFSDLAKIQPFGNVLVKLELTGAEVKTLLQQQWIVEGSPKTLQISGLSYTADFSKPVTERVTLLKKADGTLIKDTETYTVAVNDFMASGGDNYTVLKGKERVFGHADLEAFVNYVKETFKGGKITAEIEGRITNINN from the coding sequence ATGTCTTTCAAGATGCATGTTAATAAGATGCTCGCCCCGATTCTTGCTGTGAGTTTGATTACAGCCCCATTTACCGTACCGGGGGAGACATCCGCCAAAGAGGCTAATAAGAAACCGGTCACGACTAAACCATTTATCATTTCAGCTCCTACTGTTAATTACACAAAAGGCACCAAAGCGACTGTAACGGTCACCCCGAAAAAAGGGAACAAAGGAAATGAAACCGTTGTCTTCCAATTAATGAGTGGGACGAAGGTCATTTCACAATCAGCCGTTGAGGCGGATATTAAATCGGCCCAAAAGTTCTCTGCGTACTTTAACACATACAAATCTGGTTATTGGGTAAAAGTATCGGTTGTCTCCAAGTATAACGGCAATACGAGTAATTTCGGCAACAGCTTGGCAGCCTCCGTTTCGGATGCACCATTTGAACTAAGGATCATGGAAACGACAGATATACACACTAATCTGGTGAGCTATGATTATTATAAGGATGCCGTTTCGGACTCCGTCGGTTTTTCTCGTACGGCATCTTTAATCAAACAGGCACGAAAAGAAGTGAAAAATAGCGTTTTAGTGGATAACGGCGACCTTATTCAAGGGACCCCCCTAGGTACGTACAAAGCGAAAATAGCGCCTCTGAAAAAAGGTGAAGTCCATCCCGTTTATAAAGCGATGAACTTGCTTGACTATGATGTGGCCACTTTCGGAAATCATGAATTCAATTATGGTTTATCTTATTTGGACGAGGCCACCAACGATGCGAACTTCCCTTATGTCAATGCCAATGTTTATAAAAAAGATAAAGACAATAATCCAAAGAATGATAAAAATAAATATACTCCTTATAAAATCGTCACGAAGAAAGTAAAGGACATCAATGGAAAAGAAAAATCAGTGAAAATAGGTTACATTGGATTTGCCCCACCGCAAATCATGGATTGGGATAAAGCGAATCTTGACGGGAAGGTCATTACAAAAGAAATCGTCACGACTGCAAAAAAATATGTACCTGAAATGAAGAAAAAGGGCGCGGATGTCATCGTGGCGCTCACACATTCCGGGTTTAATGGCGATACCAAGAATACCGAGGATGTCATCTATTCATTAAGCAAGGTGTCCGGCATCGATGCCATCACGTTCTCCCACACGCATAAGGTCTTTCCGGCACAAGATGAAGCTTCTTTAGACAGCCTATTTAAGGATAGCCAAGGAAAAATCCTTAAAGGCGTGGATAATAAAAAGGGTACCATCAATGGTGTACCAGCCGTTCAAGCAGGATATGGCGGCAGTAATCTCGGGATCATCGATCTTGATATCCAGAATATCAAGGGGAAATGGAAAGTCGTCAACTCCGATTCATCAACACGGGCAATCAACGACAAAATAACAGGAAAAAAAGCAGCTGAAGATGCATCTGTCGTCAAAGCCGTGAAGAGGGATCACGAAGGAACGATCAAGTATGTTAACACGCCAATAGGAACGACTACAGCTCCAATTCATAGTTATTTCGCCCTTGTGCAAGACGATCCTTCCGTACAGGTCGTGACGAGCGCACAGAAATGGTATGTAGAAAAATACATCCAAAGCAACCGCCCTGAATACAAAGTCTTGCCCATTCTCTCTGTAGGAGCCCCTTTCAAAGCGGGTCGCAATGGAGTCGAGGAATTCACCGAAATCAAGGAAGGCGGACTGACCATTCGCAGCGCCGGTGATTTATATTTATACGATAATACCTTGAAGGCAATCAAGATCAAAGGGTCCGTGGTTAAAGAGTGGCTTGAGATGTCTGCAGGAAAATATAATACAATCGATCCTGCCAAGTCTGAGGAACAGGAGCTGCTTAATGGAAAGTTTGCCGTCTATAATTTTGATGTGATTGACGGCGTTACGTATCAAATCGATGTCACCAAGGCTCCGCGCTATGATGAAAAAGGGATAAAAGTGTCGGATTCAAGCAGGATTGCAGATTTGAAATATAATGGTGAACCAGTGGACCCGAATCAAGATTTCATCGTCGTGACGAATAATTACCGTGCTTCGGGCGGAGGGAACTTCCCGGGAGTCAAGGGCAGCGAATATATAGTCGACTCTGCGGATGAAAATCGCCAGATCTTGATGGATTACATCACACAAGAGGGTGAAATCAATCCAACCGCTGATAATAACTGGTCGATCGCCCCGATTTCAGGCAAGGTGAACGTTACTTTCACCTCATCACCAAAAGGTGCTGAGTATTTAAATGAAGACAGCCCGATTTCCTATACAGGCAAAAAGGATGATAAAGGCTTTGGCATTTACAAATTCAATTTGGGGAAAGAAAACGTTAAGGTGCAACTGCTCGGAATCAATGATCTTCACGGTCAGCTTGATACCACTTCCGATTTTGGCGGTATCAAACAAGGGCGTGCTGATTATTTAGCTGCGCACTTGAAGCAGCGTAAAGCTGAAAACCCTGAAAATACACTTTTACTTTCGGCAGGGGATGCTGTTGGGGCAAGTGCTCCCGTTTCTTCTTTGATTCAGGACAAACCGACGCTTCAGTTTTTGAATAATATGAAATTCGATGTTGGAACTGTCGGGAACCATGAATTCGACAAAGGGGTAGAAACCCTGATGGCTCAAATCAATGGCGGAAAGTCGCCAACATCCGATGTGGTATTCGATAAATTGAACTTTCCGTATGTAGTAGCCAATGTCGTATATAAAGACACGAAAAAACCGATTTTGGACCCTTACGTCATAAAAAAGGTCGGCGGGATTGATATTGGGTTCATAGGTGTAGTCACGAATGCCACACCTCAAAAAGTAAGTCCGGATGGCATTAAGAATGTGGAATTCATAGAACAGGCACCTGCCGTAAATAAGGCGGTTAATGAGTTGAAAGAAAAGGGCGTCAAATCGATTGTGATCATCTCCCATGACCCAGGAACTGAAAAGGATGGGGTCATCACAGGCGAAGTAGCTGATCTTGCTAATGCCGTGGATGATGAAGTAGATGTGATCTTAGCCGGAGATAATCATGCAAAGGTCAACAACTATGTGGATAATAAATTAATTGTACAGGCTTACTCTTATGGAACTGCTTTTGAAGATGTGGATTTGGAAATCGATCCAAACACAAAGGATATTGTCAAACGGTCAGCTGAGATTGTCACGGTTACACAAGACGGCATCACACCGGATGCCGGGACGACGAAATTCATTAACGACTACCTAGACATGTTTCCCGAGTTGAAGGCCCCGCTTGGGACAACGGATGAGAAAATTTTAAGAACCAATGCCTATACACAGGAAACGGGCCTTGGGAATTTAATTGCCGATTCGATGAAGGCAGATTTGAATTCCGATTTTGCCTTCATGAATCCAGGTGGAATTCGTGCAGATATTCCAAAGGGAGAAGTCACTTTTTCCGACTTAGCGAAAATCCAGCCGTTCGGAAACGTATTGGTTAAGCTGGAACTGACTGGAGCCGAAGTGAAAACGCTGCTGCAACAGCAATGGATCGTTGAAGGATCTCCGAAAACTTTGCAAATTTCTGGACTGAGCTATACAGCCGACTTCAGTAAACCTGTCACGGAACGTGTCACTTTATTGAAGAAAGCGGATGGAACACTGATCAAGGATACCGAAACATATACGGTGGCCGTCAATGATTTCATGGCAAGCGGCGGTGATAACTATACCGTCCTGAAAGGAAAAGAGCGTGTGTTTGGGCATGCTGATCTGGAAGCTTTCGTTAACTATGTGAAAGAAACGTTTAAAGGCGGGAAGATCACGGCAGAAATTGAAGGCAGAATTACGAATATCAATAATTAA
- a CDS encoding TspO/MBR family protein has translation MNYGKLAKSVLVPVVGGSLVGIFATRNSKEIYDKLKKPAFAPPSWTFPVAWTSLYTIMGIAKYRIASKEKESKSAELLYDTQLGLNFLWSFLFFKWGLRGTAFIEMAALLTLITLAAFEFYKIDRTSGLAMIPYIAWVTMLFGLNFSIFRNN, from the coding sequence ATGAACTACGGAAAATTAGCTAAAAGTGTATTGGTACCTGTGGTCGGAGGTTCACTTGTGGGGATATTCGCCACAAGGAATTCAAAAGAAATTTATGACAAACTCAAGAAACCTGCTTTTGCTCCTCCTTCCTGGACTTTCCCCGTTGCTTGGACCAGCCTTTATACGATTATGGGCATAGCGAAATATCGCATTGCATCCAAAGAAAAAGAATCGAAGTCCGCTGAACTCCTCTACGATACTCAACTGGGGTTGAATTTCTTATGGTCTTTTTTATTCTTCAAATGGGGCCTGCGCGGAACAGCATTTATTGAAATGGCTGCACTGCTGACTTTGATTACATTAGCGGCATTCGAGTTTTATAAAATAGACCGTACATCAGGTTTAGCGATGATTCCCTATATCGCATGGGTCACCATGCTATTTGGATTAAACTTTTCCATCTTCAGAAACAATTAA